The Pan troglodytes isolate AG18354 chromosome 1, NHGRI_mPanTro3-v2.0_pri, whole genome shotgun sequence genome includes a region encoding these proteins:
- the LEFTY2 gene encoding left-right determination factor 2 — protein MWPLWLCWALWVLPLAGPGAALTEEQLLGSLLRQLQLSEVPVLDRADMEKLVIPAHVRAQYVVLLRRSHGDRSRGKRFSQSFREVAGRFLASEASTHLLVFGMEQRLPPNSELVQAVLRLFQEPVPKAALHRHGRLSPRSAQARVTVEWLRVRDDGSNRTSLIDSRLVSVHESGWKAFDVTEAVNFWQQLSRPRQPLLLQVSVQREHLGPLASGAHKLVRFASQGAPAGLGEPQLELHTLDLRDYGAQGDCDPEAPMTEGTRCCRQEMYIDLQGMKWAKNWVLEPPGFLAYECVGTCQQPPEALAFNWPFLGPRQCIASETASLPMIVSIKEGGRTRPQVVSLPNMRVQKCSCASDGALVPRRLQP, from the exons ATGTGgcccctgtggctctgctggGCACTCTGGGTGCTGCCCCTGGCTGGCCCCGGGGCGGCCCTGACCGAGGAGCAGCTCCTGGGCAGCCTGCTGCGGCAGCTGCAGCTCAGCGAGGTGCCCGTACTGGACAGGGCCGACATGGAGAAGCTGGTCATCCCGGCCCACGTGAGGGCCCAGTATGTGGTCCTGCTGCGGCGCAGCCACGGGGACCGCTCCCGCGGAAAGAGGTTCAGCCAGAGCTTCCGAG AGGTGGCCGGCAGGTTCCTGGCGTCGGAGGCCAGCACACACCTGCTGGTGTTCGGCATGGAGCAGCGGCTGCCGCCCAACAGCGAACTGGTGCAGGCCGTGCTGCGGCTCTTCCAGGAGCCCGTCCCCAAGGCCGCGCTGCACAGGCACGGGCGGCTGTCCCCGCGCAGCGCCCAGGCCCGGGTGACCGTCGAGTGGCTGCGCGTCCGCGACGACGGCTCCAACCGCACCTCCCTCATCGACTCCAG GCTGGTGTCCGTCCACGAGAGCGGCTGGAAGGCCTTCGACGTGACCGAGGCCGTGAACTTCTGGCAGCAGCTGAGCCGGCCCCGGCAGCCGCTGCTGCTACAGGTGTCGGTGCAGAGGGAGCATCTGGGCCCGCTGGCGTCCGGCGCCCACAAGCTGGTCCGCTTTGCCTCGCAGGGGGCACCAGCCGGGCTTGGGGAGCCCCAGCTGGAGCTGCACACCCTGGACCTCAGGGACTATGG AGCTCAGGGCGACTGTGACCCTGAAGCACCAATGACCGAGGGCACCCGCTGCTGCCGCCAGGAGATGTACATTGACCTGCAGGGGATGAAGTGGGCCAAGAACTGGGTGCTGGAGCCCCCGGGCTTCCTGGCTTACGAGTGTGTGGGCACCTGCCAGCAGCCCCCGGAGGCCCTGGCCTTCAATTGGCCATTTCTGGGGCCGCGACAGTGTATCGCCTCGGAGACTGCCTCACTGCCCATGATCGTCAGCAtcaaggagggaggcaggaccaGGCCCCAGGTggtcagcctgcccaacatgaggGTGCAGAAGTGCAGCTGTGCCTCGGATGGGGCGCTCGTGCCAAGGAGGCTCCAGCCGTAG
- the PYCR2 gene encoding pyrroline-5-carboxylate reductase 2 isoform X3 gives MSVGFIGAGQLAYALARGFTAAGILSAHKIIASSPEMNLPTVSALRKMGVNLTRSNKETVKHSDVLFLAVKPHIIPFILDEIGADVQARHIVVSCAAGVTISSVEKAFMALDALADGGVKMGLPRRLAIQLGAQALLGAAKMLLDSEQHPCQLKDNVCSPGGATIHALHFLESGGFRSLLINAVEASCIRTRELQSMADQEKISPAALKKTLLDRVKLESPTVSTLTPSSPGKLLTRSLALGGKKD, from the exons ATGAGCGTGGGCTTCATCGGGGCCGGCCAGCTGGCCTATGCTCTGGCGCGGGGCTTCACGGCCGCAG GCATCCTGTCGGCTCACAAGATAATAGCCAGCTCCCCGGAAATGAACCTGCCCACGGTGTCCGCGCTCAGG AAGATGGGTGTGAACCTGACACGCAGCAACAAGGAGACGGTGAAGCACAGCGACGTCCTGTTTCTGGCTGTGAAGCCACATATCATCCCCTTCATCCTGGATGAGATTGGGGCCGACGTGCAAGCCAGACACATCGTGGTCTCCTGTGCGGCTGGTGTCACCATCAGCTCTGTGGAGAAG GCATTCATGGCTCTGGACGCATTGGCTGATGGTGGGGTGAAGATGGGTTTGCCACGGCGCCTGGCAATCCAACTCGGGGCCCAGGCTTTGCTG GGAGCTGCCAAGATGCTGCTGGACTCGGAGCAGCATCCATGCCAGCTTAAGGACAATGTCTGCTCCCCTGGGGGAGCCACCATCCACGCCCTGCACTTTCTAGAGAGTGGGGGCTTCCGCTCTCTGCTCATCAATGCAGTTGAGGCCTCCTGTATCCGAACACG AGAGCTACAGTCCATGGCCGACCAAGAAAAGATCTCCCCAGCTGCCCTTAAGAAGACCCTCCTAGACAGAGTGAAGCTGGAATCCCCCACAGTCTCCACACTGACCCCCTCCAGCCCAGGGAAGCTCCTCACAAGAAGCCTGGCCCTGGGAGGCAAGAAGGACTAA
- the PYCR2 gene encoding pyrroline-5-carboxylate reductase 2 isoform X1, translated as MSVGFIGAGQLAYALARGFTAAGILSAHKIIASSPEMNLPTVSALRKMGVNLTRSNKETVKHSDVLFLAVKPHIIPFILDEIGADVQARHIVVSCAAGVTISSVEKKLMAFQPAPKVIRCMTNTPVVVREGATVYATGTHALVEDGQLLEQLMSSVGFCTEVEEDLIDAVTGLSGSGPAYAFMALDALADGGVKMGLPRRLAIQLGAQALLGAAKMLLDSEQHPCQLKDNVCSPGGATIHALHFLESGGFRSLLINAVEASCIRTRELQSMADQEKISPAALKKTLLDRVKLESPTVSTLTPSSPGKLLTRSLALGGKKD; from the exons ATGAGCGTGGGCTTCATCGGGGCCGGCCAGCTGGCCTATGCTCTGGCGCGGGGCTTCACGGCCGCAG GCATCCTGTCGGCTCACAAGATAATAGCCAGCTCCCCGGAAATGAACCTGCCCACGGTGTCCGCGCTCAGG AAGATGGGTGTGAACCTGACACGCAGCAACAAGGAGACGGTGAAGCACAGCGACGTCCTGTTTCTGGCTGTGAAGCCACATATCATCCCCTTCATCCTGGATGAGATTGGGGCCGACGTGCAAGCCAGACACATCGTGGTCTCCTGTGCGGCTGGTGTCACCATCAGCTCTGTGGAGAAG AAGCTGATGGCATTCCAGCCAGCCCCCAAAGTGATTCGCTGCATGACCAACACACCTGTGGTAGTGCGGGAAGGCGCTACGGTGTACGCCACGGGCACCCATGCCCTGGTGGAGGATGGGCAGCTCCTGGAGCAGCTCATGAGCAGCGTGGGCTTCTGCACTGAGGTGGAAGAGGACCTCATCGATGCTGTCACGGGGCTCAGTGGCAGCGGGCCTGCCTAT GCATTCATGGCTCTGGACGCATTGGCTGATGGTGGGGTGAAGATGGGTTTGCCACGGCGCCTGGCAATCCAACTCGGGGCCCAGGCTTTGCTG GGAGCTGCCAAGATGCTGCTGGACTCGGAGCAGCATCCATGCCAGCTTAAGGACAATGTCTGCTCCCCTGGGGGAGCCACCATCCACGCCCTGCACTTTCTAGAGAGTGGGGGCTTCCGCTCTCTGCTCATCAATGCAGTTGAGGCCTCCTGTATCCGAACACG AGAGCTACAGTCCATGGCCGACCAAGAAAAGATCTCCCCAGCTGCCCTTAAGAAGACCCTCCTAGACAGAGTGAAGCTGGAATCCCCCACAGTCTCCACACTGACCCCCTCCAGCCCAGGGAAGCTCCTCACAAGAAGCCTGGCCCTGGGAGGCAAGAAGGACTAA
- the PYCR2 gene encoding pyrroline-5-carboxylate reductase 2 isoform X2: MNLPTVSALRKMGVNLTRSNKETVKHSDVLFLAVKPHIIPFILDEIGADVQARHIVVSCAAGVTISSVEKKLMAFQPAPKVIRCMTNTPVVVREGATVYATGTHALVEDGQLLEQLMSSVGFCTEVEEDLIDAVTGLSGSGPAYAFMALDALADGGVKMGLPRRLAIQLGAQALLGAAKMLLDSEQHPCQLKDNVCSPGGATIHALHFLESGGFRSLLINAVEASCIRTRELQSMADQEKISPAALKKTLLDRVKLESPTVSTLTPSSPGKLLTRSLALGGKKD; encoded by the exons ATGAACCTGCCCACGGTGTCCGCGCTCAGG AAGATGGGTGTGAACCTGACACGCAGCAACAAGGAGACGGTGAAGCACAGCGACGTCCTGTTTCTGGCTGTGAAGCCACATATCATCCCCTTCATCCTGGATGAGATTGGGGCCGACGTGCAAGCCAGACACATCGTGGTCTCCTGTGCGGCTGGTGTCACCATCAGCTCTGTGGAGAAG AAGCTGATGGCATTCCAGCCAGCCCCCAAAGTGATTCGCTGCATGACCAACACACCTGTGGTAGTGCGGGAAGGCGCTACGGTGTACGCCACGGGCACCCATGCCCTGGTGGAGGATGGGCAGCTCCTGGAGCAGCTCATGAGCAGCGTGGGCTTCTGCACTGAGGTGGAAGAGGACCTCATCGATGCTGTCACGGGGCTCAGTGGCAGCGGGCCTGCCTAT GCATTCATGGCTCTGGACGCATTGGCTGATGGTGGGGTGAAGATGGGTTTGCCACGGCGCCTGGCAATCCAACTCGGGGCCCAGGCTTTGCTG GGAGCTGCCAAGATGCTGCTGGACTCGGAGCAGCATCCATGCCAGCTTAAGGACAATGTCTGCTCCCCTGGGGGAGCCACCATCCACGCCCTGCACTTTCTAGAGAGTGGGGGCTTCCGCTCTCTGCTCATCAATGCAGTTGAGGCCTCCTGTATCCGAACACG AGAGCTACAGTCCATGGCCGACCAAGAAAAGATCTCCCCAGCTGCCCTTAAGAAGACCCTCCTAGACAGAGTGAAGCTGGAATCCCCCACAGTCTCCACACTGACCCCCTCCAGCCCAGGGAAGCTCCTCACAAGAAGCCTGGCCCTGGGAGGCAAGAAGGACTAA